The Mustela lutreola isolate mMusLut2 chromosome 3, mMusLut2.pri, whole genome shotgun sequence genome includes a region encoding these proteins:
- the LOC131826595 gene encoding LOW QUALITY PROTEIN: eIF5-mimic protein 2-like (The sequence of the model RefSeq protein was modified relative to this genomic sequence to represent the inferred CDS: inserted 2 bases in 1 codon), with the protein MNNQKQQKPTLSGQRFKTRKRDEKERFDPTQFQDCIIQGLTETGTDLEAVAKFLDASGAKFDYCRYAETXFDILVAGGMLAPGGTLADDMMRTDVCVFAAQEELETMQAFAQVFNKLIRRYKYLEKSFEDEVKKLLLFLKGFSELERNKLAMLTGVLLANGTLNASILNSLYNENLVKEGVSAAFAVKLFKSWINEKDINAVAASLQKVSMDNRLMELLPANKQSVEHFTKYFTEAGLKELSEYVRNQQTIGARKELQKDLQEQMSRGDPFKDIILYVKEEMKKNNIPELVVTGIVWSNVMSTVEWNKKEELVAEQAIKHLKQYSPLLAAFTTHGQSELLLLKIQEYCYDNIHFMKAFQKIVVLFYKAEVLSEEPILKWYKDAHVAKGKSVFLEQMKKFVEWLKNAEEESESEAEEGD; encoded by the exons ATGAATAATCAAAAGCAGCAAAAGCCAACGCTATCAGGCCAGCgttttaaaaccagaaaaagagatgaaaaagagaGGTTTGACCCTACTCAGTTTCAAGACTGTATTATTCAAGGCTTAACTGAAACTGGTACTGATTTGGAAGCAGTAGCAAAGTTTCTTGATGCTTCTGGAGCAAAGTTTGATTACTGCCGTTATGCAGAAAC CTTTGACATTCTGGTGGCCGGCGGAATGCTGGCCCCAGGTGGTACGctggcagatgacatgatgcggACAGATGTCTGTGTGTTCGCGGCACAAGAAGAGCTAGAGACCATGCAAGCATTTGCTCAGGTTTTTAACAAGTTAATCAGGCGCTACAAATACCTGGAGAAAAGTTTTGAAGATGAAGTAAAAAAGCTGCTGCTGTTCTTAAAGGGTTTTTCAGAGTTGGAGAGAAACAAGCTGGCTATGTTGACTGGTGTTCTTCTGGCTAATGGAACACTTAATGCATCCATTCTTAATAGCCTTTATAATGAGAATTTGGTTAAAGAAGGGGTTTCAGCAGCTTTTGCTGTAAAGCTCTTTAAATCATggataaatgaaaaagatatcAATGCCGTGGCTGCAAGTCTTCAGAAAGTGAGCATGGATAACAGACTGATGGAACTTCTTCCTGCCAATAAACAGAGCGTTGAACACTTCACGAAGTACTTTACAGAGGCAGGCTTGAAAGAACTTTCGGAATATGTTCGGAATCAGCAAACCATAGGAGCTCGAAAGGAACTCCAGAAAGACCTTCAAGAACAGATGTCCCGTGGTGACCCATTTAAGGATATAATTTTGTATGTCAAGGAGGAGATGAAAAAAAACAACATCCCAGAACTCGTTGTCACTGGGATAGTCTGGTCCAACGTCATGAGCACCGTGGAGTGGAACAAAAAGGAAGAGCTTGTAGCAGAGCAAGCCATCAAGCACTTGAAGCAATACAGCCCTCTACTTGCTGCCTTTACTACTCACGGTCAGTCTGAACTTCTGTTACTGAAGATTCAGGAGTATTGCTATGACAACATTCATTTCATGAAAGCCTTCCAGAAAATAGTGGTGCTTTTTTATAAAGCTGAAGTCCTGAGTGAGGAGCCCATTCTGAAGTGGTATAAGGATGCACATGTTGCAAAGGGGAAGAGCGTCTTCCTTGAGCAAATGAAAAAGTTTGTAGAGTGGCTCAAAAATGCTGAAGAAGAATCTGAGTCTGAAGCTGAAGAAGGTGACTGA